The following are encoded in a window of Colletotrichum lupini chromosome 3, complete sequence genomic DNA:
- a CDS encoding thermoresistant glucokinase family carbohydrate kinase, producing the protein MLSYDSPMPVSGQTPKSPSGLTNGVQQAVASKTQARVPGVPTTANNGAHVNGSLDTKYHHIWLVTGPAGCGKTTVAEYLAQALKLPYIEGDSFHPQANIEKMANGIPLTDADRWDWLVALREESRHQLAAGSDGVVLTCSALKRKYRDVIRVAGYYDRSILIHFIYLSASESVLVQRVTARSAATNHYMGANMVRSQFQSLEAPMADETDVISLDVSRSLEEVKRDALANVKAAMEEEA; encoded by the exons ATGCTTTCCTACGACTCCCCGATGCCTGTCAGTGGACAAACTCCCAAGTCTCCTTCGGGACTTACCAACGGCGTACAACAAGCCGTTGCCTCCAAGACCCAGGCTAGAGTTCCTGGGGTTCCGACTACGGCAAACAATGGCGCACACGTAAACGGATCTCTCGACACCAAGTATCACCACATCTGGCTAGTTACTGGTCCCGCTGGCTGTGGCAAGACGACTGTCGCCGAGTACCTCGCTCAAGCTCTGAAGCTGCCCTACATTGAGGGTGACAGT TTCCACCCTCAAGCAAATATCGAAAAGATGGCCAATGGCATTCCTCTTACCGACGCCGACCGTTGGGACTGGCTTGTTGCCCTGCGCGAAGAGTCCCGCCACCAGCTGGCTGCAGGCTCCGACGGAGTCGTTCTCACTTGCTCGGCTCTGAAGCGCAAGTACAGAGACGTGATCCGCGTTGCTGGATACTACGATCGCTCGATCCTCATTCACTTCATCTACCTGTCGGCCTCCGAAAGCGTTCTGGTCCAGCGTGTGACGGCTCGCAGCGCTGCCACCAACCACTACATGGGCGCCAACATGGTCCGCAGCCAGTTCCAGTCTCTCGAGGCCCCCATGGCCGATGAGACCGATGTCATCAGCCTCGACGTCAGCCGCTCCCTTGAGGAAGTCAAGCGCGACGCCTTGGCCAACGTCAAGGCCGCAATGGAAGAGGAGGCGTGA
- a CDS encoding 2-oxoacid dehydrogenase acyltransferase: MFLQRGSRTVRTQWHVSKSMARLAAARAAGVYPSRQFHGTRHLRVVKPVLLADIGEGIVECEIIQWFVEPGARVEEFSPLCEVQSDKASVEITSRFSGVVQKLHYDAGDMAKVGKPFVDIDIQGGAKKEDLDALTAPTEAAQEKPSQKTPEPPVQPKSQQKDKTQDQSRQESGVASQDAASTEDAPRPKGSHASLATPAVRHLTKSLNVDIAEINGTGRDGRVLKEDVQNFVKRRDAGDRPAGATTPSPAAAAPPSGAAQLETRVPLTNTQQQMFKSMTRSLAIPHFLYADEIDFSSLVQLRTRLNRVLATSPEVDGGEAGVAKLSYLPFIIKAVSMALYQYPILNARVDLDPSSSPSSKPSLVMRSQHNIGVAMDTPAGLLVPVIRDVGSLNILSIASELTRLQKAAFAGKLAPADLKGGTITVSNIGNIGGTYLSPVIVDKEVAILGIGRMRAVPAFEGEDSDRVVRKHVTNFSWSADHRVVDGATMARAAEVVRRVVEEPDVMVMHLR, translated from the exons ATGTTTCTTCAAAGAGGATCGCGCACCGTCCGGACGCAATGGCACGTCTCCAAGAGCATGGCTCGCCTGGCCGCGGCAAGAGCTGCCGGCGTCTACCCCTCCAGACAGTTCCACGGCACACGGCATCTGCGGGTTGTGAAGCCTGTCTTGCTGGCAGATATTGGCGAAG GCATCGTGGAGTGCGAAATCATACAATGGTTCGTCGAGCCCGGCGCCCGAGTCGAAGAATTCTCCCCTCTGTGTGAGGTCCAGAGCGACAAGGCGTCTGTGGAGATCACCAGCCGATTCTCAGGCGTTGTACAGAAGTTGCACTACGATGCCGGCGACATGGCCAAGGTCGGCAAGCCTTTTGTCGACATTGACATACAAGGCGGGGCTAAGAAGGAGGACCTGGATGCGCTGACAGCCCCGACGGAAGCGGCACAGGAGAAGCCCTCACAAAAGACGCCGGAACCTCCTGTACAGCCCAAGTCACAACAGAAAGACAAGACACAGGACCAAAGCAGACAAGAATCGGGGGTGGCATCTCAGGATGCGGCCAGTACTGAGGATGCCCCACGGCCAAAGGGTAGCCATGCCTCGCTTGCTACACCGGCGGTGCGGCATCTGACCAAGAGCCTGAACGTAGACATTGCCGAGATTAACGGCACGGGAAGAGACGGGAGGGTTCTGAAAGAGGACGTACAGAACTTTGTCAAACGCCGCGACGCCGGTGACAGGCCCGCTGGGGCAACGACTCCATCCCCGGCCGCCGCGGCCCCGCCTTCCGGCGCCGCACAACTCGAAACCCGGGTCCCGCTCACGAACACCCAACAGCAAATGTTCAAGTCCATGACCCGCTCCCTCGCAATCCCCCACTTCCTCTACGCCGACGAGATCGACTTCTCCAGCCTCGTCCAGCTGCGCACCCGCCTCAACCGCGTCCTCGCGACGTCCCCCGAGGTGGACGGCGGCGAGGCCGGCGTCGCGAAGCTCTCTTACCTCCCCTTCATCATCAAGGCCGTCTCCATGGCGCTCTACCAATACCCCATCCTGAACGCGCGCGTCGATCTCGACCCTTCCTCCTCGCCGTCGTCAAAGCCGTCCCTCGTCATGCGCAGCCAACACAACATTGGTGTAGCAATGGACACTCCCGCCGGCCTCCTAGTGCCCGTGATCCGCGACGTCGGCTCCCTCAATATCCTCTCCATCGCCTCGGAGCTGACGCGCCTGCAAAAGGCGGCCTTCGCGGGCAAGCTCGCGCCGGCGGACCTCAAGGGCGGGACCATCACCGTCTCCAACATTGGCAACATTGGCGGCACCTACCTCTCGCCCGTCATCGTCGACAAGGAGGTCGCGATCCTCGGCATCGGCCGCATGCGCGCCGTGCCGGCGTTCGAGGGAGAGGACTCGGACAGGGTGGTGAGAAAGCACGTTACCAACTTCAGCTGGAGCGCTGACCACCGCGTGGTGGACGGCGCGACCATGGCCCGGGCCGCGGAGGTGGTGCGGCGGGTTGTGGAGGAGCCCGACGTCATGGTCATGCATCTGAGGTGA
- a CDS encoding ATP10 protein, producing the protein MVPITPLRTMALSMGASRRTMVSCTVCAWRRHLSTSRPYLADKLPTPAPGAAPVEAPKPDLPGSAIHAPRAYGKKITNFTPQPLPRPIGMAHPPHPEDNSGVDRRSLKERRDDFVDYDKHLVRRKELKEKMARPYFRDWRNMQFHEGKSFIAPPLPFKADMSLFFPNFVGDTLAKNANNPRDTTRTLLGKVSVVAVYSSQWADDQAKTFISPEANPELHELLAKTPGKTQVLQLNIEDNKFKAWIVKMFMGNLRKQIPEHNWGKYFLVPRGITNEISESIGYLNSKVGYVYLVDNLCRIRWAASGPSHPDERESLVKGMKLVLHEWNKNEKAALEAAQVKDAAKGKKEVS; encoded by the exons ATGGTTCCAATCACACCGTTACGGACAATGGCTCTGTCCATGGGGGCCTCTAGAAGGACGATGGTCTCTTGCACAGTCTGCGCATGGCGACGGCACCTGAGCACCTCCCGACCTTACCTGGCCGACAAGCTCCCGACCCCGGCGCCCGGCGCCGCCCCCGTAGAGGCTCCGAAGCCCGACCTTCCCGGATCTGCCATTCATGCCCCGAGAGCATACGGCAAGAAGATCACCAACTTTACGCCGCAGCCTCTGCCGCGCCCTATCGGCATGGCGCATCCGCCTCACCCAGAGGACAACTCTGGCGTGGATAGGAGGTCGCTGAAAGAACGGAGGGATGACTTTGTCGACTACGACAAGCATCTCGTGCGTCGTAAAGAGCT TAAGGAAAAGATGGCGCGCCCCTACTTCCGCGACTGGCGCAACATGCAGTTCCACGAGGGCAAATCCTTCATCGCGCCCCCTCTACCCTTCAAGGCCGACATGTCCCTCTTCTTCCCCAACTTCGTTGGCGACACCCTTGCAAAGAACGCAAACAACCCCCGCGACACGACGCGGACGCTGCTCGGCAAGGTCTCCGTCGTCGCCGTTTACAGCAGCCAGTGGGCCGACGACCAGGCAAAGACCTTCATCTCCCCCGAGGCCAATCCGGAGCTGCATGAGCTCCTGGCCAAGACGCCCGGCAAGACGCAGGTCCTCCAGCTCAACATTGAGGACAACAAGTTCAAGGCGTGGATCGTAAAGATGTTCATGGGCAACCTGCGCAAACAAATCCCCGAGCATAATTGGGGAAAGTACTTCTTGGTACCCCGCGGCATCACAAACGAGATTAGCGAGTCTATTGGATACCTCAACAGCAAAGTAGGCTATGTTTATCTGGTGGATAACCTGTGTAGGATAAGATGGGCTGCCAGTGGCCCTAGTCACCCCGATGAGAGGGAGAGCTTGGTGAAGGGCATGAAGCTAGTCCTCCACGAGTGGAATAAGAACGAAAAGGCAGCACTTGAGGCTGCCCAGGTCAAGGACGCAGCGAAGGGAAAGAAGGAAGTATCCTGA
- a CDS encoding vesicle transport V-SNARE protein, giving the protein MSKSLTLQTLMRLYPHLQFSCNTFGTYIIIQCARSIVHPKTTSRHQRSTNVQQPPSHTQLASRRYGCSYRKHRLGPAAATGKKSRNTGTIFLRSERHPGFPDIRPPQTETLFHTYSQFSTVSDIPAKPTEEERTTEAKLQDLLEKRENVISQLSRLLDSEAALTSSALKQNNLALLREKLAEHKRDLVRLRKTISEARDRAHLLTNVRSDIDEYRANNPENAEAEYMLAERSRIDNSHNMADSVLSQAYAVQDSFNIQRETLASINRRITMAASQVPGLNSLISRISAKKRRDGIIMGAFIAFCFLMFWWFL; this is encoded by the exons ATGAGCAAATCCTTGACGCTCCAGACTTTAATGCGACTCTACCCGCACCTGCAGTTCTCGTGCAACACTTTCGGCACTTACATAATCATTCAATGTGCACGGTCCAT AGTCCATCCAAAGACAACATCTCGACATCAAAGGTCTACCAACGTACAGCAACCACCAAGCCATACACAATTAGCATCGAGGCGCTATGGCTGCAGCTACAGGAAACACCGGCTGGGCCCAGCTGCGGCAACAGGCAAGAAGTCTAGAAACACAGGTACGATATTCCTCCGCTCAGAACGTCATCCAGGCTTCCCTGACATCCGGCCTCCACAGACAGAGACGCTATTCCACACCTACTCTCAGTTCTCGACGGTATCCGACATCCCGGCAAAGCCCACAGAAGAAGAAAGGACCACAGAAGCGAAGCTCCAAGATCTCCTCGAAAAA CGCGAGAACGTCATTTCACAATTATCCCGCCTCCTCGATTCAGAAGCTGCTCTCACCTCATCCGCTCTGAAACAGAACAACCTGGCTCTCCTTCGTGAGAAGCTCGCCGAGCATAAGCGCGATCTCGTGCGCCTGCGCAAAACCATTTCCGAGGCTCGCGATCGCGCCCACCTTCTTACGAACGTTCGCTCCGACATCGACGAATACCGTGCCAATAACCCCGAAAACGCCGAGGCCGAGTACATGCTTGCTGAGCGCAGCCGCATCGATAATAGTCACAACATGGCCGATAGCGTCTTGTCCCAGGCATACGCTGTCCAGGACAGCTTCAATATCCAGCGCGAGACACTCGCCAGCATCAACCGTCGTATCACCATGGCTGCCAGCCAGGTACCGGGGTTGAACAGTCTAATTAGCCGTATCTCAGCTAAGAAGCGCCGGGACGGCATCATAATGGGCGCATTTATTGCGTTTTGCTTCCTGATGTTCTGGTGGTTCTTGTAA
- a CDS encoding ribosomal L29 protein has translation MSSGKVKAVALWSKNKDDLTKQLGELKTELGQLRIQKIASSGSKLNKIHDIRKSIARVLTVINSKQRAQLRLFYKNKKYAPLDLRAKQTRAIRRRLSEKEASAVTDKAKKRTTHFPQRKFAVKVSRVGISAIRMEAREP, from the exons ATG TCGTCCGGAAAGGTCAAGGCCGTCGCCCTTTGGAGCAAGAACAAGGATGATTTGACCAAGCAACTTGGTGAGCTCAAGACCGAGCTCGGTCAGCTCCGCATCCAGAAGATCGCCTCTTCCGGCAGCAAGCTGAACAAGAT CCACGACATCCGCAAGTCGATCGCTCGCGTCCTTACCGTCATCAACTCCAAGCAACGCGCCCAGCTCCGCCTGTTCTACAAGAACAAGAAGTACGCTCCCCTCGACCTCCGCGCGAAGCAGACCCGTGCCATCCGCCGGAGATTGTCCGAGAAGGAGGCCAGCGCTGTCACCGACAAGGCCAAGAAGCGCACCACCCACTTCCCCCAGCGCAAGTTCGCCGTCAAGGTCAGTAGAGTCGGAATATCTGCCATTCGAATGGAGGCTAGGGAGCCATGA
- a CDS encoding zinc-responsiveness transcriptional activator — protein MDGQHDGLPSFGGHASGFFLDPLDVEHLNDHFTGGVTLPVSHDESCMDLNFDHIACRGPDSNNQHHPVPNHNHPLTLNTMPMHARRHHSLSTMPTLPNYFDPRGQMPLGFGSNAVMSPTGAIGFGVSTPNSSPQLEDDSTSAACSSLDCNRCVSECGASEAGDVCTDAECAQACDDDDCDEAAALCTDAECPANDIISDKDKAAADVLASIGDAFSQDGMLPPSMSSMPSMSSQYYATQSSYQNGGIQAATPSHFHAGGMTMSMAHSMNMGNSFQSNPDLFHTALESVIDFQDPSMPEPIGWMALGLHLNDHAHAQTTCIRPCMTENRNLPTRCPLPHQAHAHQGELDFSFCIPDPSSGFVPCGAELNGVEDWASHFQEQHVIAPEGEHTNYSHASQHSYPNLMAPNRQSDYLPGGLPDPAHAAQGKEPSTSPLSGLQASSSPRPSPATAQTQPSPDKPGAEVFICQWVIAGQICGMSYSNDDALQMHCKERHIVNLGKTDAGYKCCWEGCAREGHFTQKSKLERHLQTHTGSMHQRTHTGEKPLKCEVCGKAFGESSNLSKHRKTHNVKGAFKCDFCDKDFHRLDQKRRHEKIHRKVADALKADNSTPSIKKTQGGRVTKTADRRNSSKIPDWRLHGEMDQVRTA, from the exons ATGGACGGCCAGCACGACGGCTTACCGTCCTTCGGTGGCCACGCCTCCGGCTTCTTTCTCGACCCGTTGGACGTGGAACATCTTAACGACCATTTCACCGGTGGCGTCACTTTGCCAGTATCGCACGATGAGTCCTGTATGGATTTGAACTTCGACCATATTGCCTGCAGAGGCCCGGATAGCAACAACCAACACCACCCTGTACCCAACCACAACCACCCTCTCACCCTGAACACCATGCCGATGCATGCCCGAAGACACCACAGCCTATCCACGATGCCTACACTACCCAACTACTTCGATCCCAGAGGCCAAATGCCCTTGGGCTTCGGCTCGAATGCCGTCATGTCACCAACGGGGGCCATAGGCTTTGGCGTCTCGACCCCCAACTCGAGCCCTCAGCTCGAGGATGATAGTACCTCCGCGGCTTGCAGCAGCTTGGACTGCAATCGATGTGTTAGCGAGTGTGGCGCTAGTGAAGCTGGCGATGTTTGCACCGATGCAGAGTGCGCTCAAGCTTGCGACGATGACGACTGCGACGAAGCTGCTGCGCTTTGTACAGACGCCGAGTGTCCAGCCAACGACATCATCTCTGATAAGGACAAAGCTGCTGCCGATGTGCTGGCGTCTATTGGGGACGCTTTCAGCCAGGATGGCATGCTACCTCCGTCGATGTCTTCGATGCCGTCGATGTCTTCTCAATATTACGCAACCCAAAGCTCCTATCAAAATGGAGGAATCCAAGCAGCAACTCCAAGTCATTTCCACGCCGGCGGGATGACCATGTCGATGGCTCATTCAATGAATATGGGCAACTCTTTTCAGAGTAATCCCGACCTCTTTCACACTGCCCTCGAGTCTGTAATCGACTTTCAGGATCCTAGCATGCCTGAGCCCATAGGATGGATGGCACTTGGCTTGCACCTTAACGATCATGCACACGCTCAGACAACCTGTATACGGCCTTGTATGACAGAGAACCGGAATTTGCCAACCAGGTGCCCGCTTCCTCACCAAGCGCATGCTCATCAAGGTGAACTTGATTTCTCCTTTTGCATTCCCGACCCAAGCTCAGGGTTTGTACCTTGCGGCGCTGAGCTCAACGGCGTCGAGGATTGGGCTAGCCATTTCCAAGAACAACATGTTATTGCGCCAGAAGGAGAGCATACCAACTATTCCCATGCATCGCAACACTCTTACCCAAACCTGATGGCGCCGAATCGTCAGTCTGATTACCTTCCAGGAGGTCTTCCTGACCCGGCCCATGCTGCCCAAGGTAAGGAGCCCAGCACATCTCCTCTATCAGGGCTCCAGGCGTCTTCGTCCCCACGACCGTCTCCGGCCACTGCACAAACCCAGCCCAGCCCTGATAAGCCCGGGGCTGAAGTGTTCATTTGCCAATGGGTAATCGCCGGTCAGATTTGCGGTATGAGCTACTCGAACGATGACGCTCTGCAGATGCATTGCAAGGAGAGACACATCGTCAACCTTGGAAAGACAGATGCAGGATACAAATGCTGCTGGGAGGGATGTGCGCGTGAAGGGCATTTCACGCAAAAGAGCAAGCTTGAACGTCACCTGCAGACACACACCGGCT CAATGCACCAGCGAACCCACACAGGCGAAAAGCCACTCAAGTGCGAGGTTTGCGGCAAGGCGTTTGGCGAATCGTCCAATTTGTCGAAACACAGAAAGACGCATAACGTGAAGGGTGCTTTCAAGTGTGATTTCTGTGACAAGGACTTTCATAGACTGGACCAGAAACGCAGACATGAGAAGATTCACCGTAAGGTCGCGGATGCGCTTAAGGCTGATAATTCTACTCCGTCTATCAAGAAGACACAGGGCGGTCGAGTTACAAAGACAGCAGATCGAAGAAACA GCTCCAAGATACCGGACTGGCGTTTACATGGAGAAATGGATCAGGTCAGGACGGCATAA
- a CDS encoding phosphoribosylaminoimidazolecarboxamide formyltransferase/IMP cyclohydrolase — protein sequence MSGQKIAIVSVYDKTGLLDLAKGLNQQNVRILASGGTAKMIRESGFPVEDVSAITKAPEMLAGRVKTLHPAVHAGILARNLESDEKDLADQNINKVDYVICNLYPFKDTVAKVNVTVPEAVEEIDIGGVTLIRAAAKNHSRVTILSDPNDYAEFLKELQAGEITEASRNRYALKAFEHTADYDAAISDFFRKQYAADGKQFSALRYGANPHQKPAAAFVSGGELPYKVLGGSPGYINLLDALNSWPLVKELKQALGKPAAASFKHVSPAGAAIGTPLTDDEKKVYFVNDIEGIDSSPLAQAYARARGADRMSSFGDVIALSDIVDLPTASIISKEVSDGVIAPGFEDAALALLKKKKGGKYLVLQIDPDYVPAKTETRTVYGVTLQQGRNDIEIAPKSFNRIITPKESGPLSESALRDLTVATIALKYTQSNSVCYAYNGQVIGLGAGQQSRIHCTRLAGDKADNWWLRFHPRVLGIKWKKGTKRPDKSNAIDLLVSGELPKSGAEREMFEAVFEEVPPAFTDAEREEWLGKLTNVAVSSDAFFPFVDNVFRASRSGVKYIAAPGGSQNDGAVFETAEKLGITFVEQNVRLFHH from the exons ATGTCGGGTCAGAAGATTGCCATCGTTTCCGTCTATGATAAGACTGGTCTGCTGGACCTGGCCAAGGGCCTGAACCAGCAGAATGTCCGCATTCTCGCCTCCGGCGGTACGGCCAAGATGATCCGGGAGTCTGGCTTCCCCGTTGA GGACGTCTCTGCCATTACCAAGGCCCCCGAAATGTTGGCTGGCCGTGTCAAGACTCTGCACCCCGCCGTCCACGCCGGAATACTCGCAAGAAACCTCGAGTCCGACGAGAAGGACTTGGCCGACCAGAACATCAACAAGGTCGACTATGTCATTTGCAACCTGTACCCCTTCAAGGATACTGTTGCCAAGGTCAATGTCACTGTCCCCGAGGCTGTCGAGGAGATCGATATTGGTGGCGTCACTCTTATCAGAGCTGCCGCCAAGAACCACAGCCGTGTTACCATTCTCAGTGACCCCAACGACTACGCCGAGTTCCTCAAGGAGCTCCAGGCTGGCGAGATCACCGAGGCAAGCCGTAACCGCTACGCTCTCAAGGCCTTCGAGCACACTGCCGACTACGATGCTGCCATTTCCGACTTCTTCCGCAAGCAATACGCCGCCGATGGCAAGCAGTTCTCCGCTTTGAGATACGGCGCCAACCCCCACCAGAAGCCTGCTGCTGCCTTCGTCAGTGGTGGAGAGCTCCCCTATAAGGTTCTCGGGGGCTCGCCCGGCTACATCAACCTTCTTGACGCCCTCAACAGCTGGCCCCTCGTCAAGGAGCTTAAGCAGGCTCTGGGTAAGCCCGCCGCTGCCAGCTTCAAGCACGTCTCCCCTGCCGGTGCTGCCATTGGCACTCCCCTTACCGACGACGAGAAGAAGGTTTACTTCGTCAACGATATTGAGGGCATCGACTCCTCTCCTCTTGCCCAGGCCTACGCCCGTGCTCGCGGTGCCGACCGCATGAGCAGCTTCGGTGATGTGATTGCCTTGAGTGACATTGTCGATCTCCCCACTGCCAGCATCATCTCCAAGGAGGTTTCTGACGGTGTCATTGCCCCTGGCTTCGAGGATGCTGCCCTTGCGCTcctgaagaagaagaagggcggCAAGTACCTCGTCCTCCAGATCGACCCCGACTACGTCCCTGCCAAGACCGAGACCCGGACCGTCTACGGAGTCACTCTGCAGCAGGGCCGCAACGATATCGAGATTGCGCCCAAGTCGTTCAACAGAATCATCACTCCCAAGGAGTCTGGGCCTCTCTCCGAGTCCGCCCTCCGAGATTTGACCGTGGCCACCATTGCCCTGAAGTACACTCAGAGTAACTCTGTCTGCTACGCCTACAACGGACAGGTCATTGGTCTTGGCGCTGGTCAGCAGTCCAGAATCCACTGCACGCGCCTCGCTGGCGACAAGGCAGACAACTGGTGGCTTCGTTTCCACCCCCGTGTTCTGGGCATCAAGTGGAAGAAGGGCACCAAGCGCCCCGACAAGAGCAACGCCATCGATCTGTTGGTCAGCGGCGAGCTCCCCAAGTCCGGTGCGGAGCGCGAGATGTTCGAGGCTGTCTTCGAGGAGGTTCCGCCCGCATTTACTGATGCGGAGAGAGAAGAGTGGCTTGGCAAGCTGACCAATGTCGCTGTGTCAAGTGATGCTTTC TTCCCCTTCGTCGACAACGTCTTCCGCGCATCTCGATCCGGAGTCAAGTACATTGCAGCTCCCGGAGGCAGCCAGAATGACGGCGCTGTCTTCGAGACTGCGGAGAAGCTTGGCATTACGTTTGTTGAGCAGAATGTCCGCCTCTTCCATCATTAA